In Providencia rettgeri, the following proteins share a genomic window:
- the traL gene encoding type IV conjugative transfer system protein TraL, which produces MEPVSIPSYIDDPPHFLLWSADEMAPILLGLVIGIFTGNALVLCLLGLVTTKLYRRFRDGRPDGFILHAIYWAGLLPTKAKTIPNPFIRSYLP; this is translated from the coding sequence ATGGAACCTGTGAGTATTCCGTCCTATATCGATGACCCGCCGCACTTCCTGCTTTGGAGTGCCGATGAGATGGCTCCCATTTTGTTGGGGCTAGTGATCGGCATTTTTACCGGTAATGCCTTGGTTTTATGCCTGTTGGGGTTGGTGACAACCAAGCTCTATCGGCGTTTTCGTGATGGTCGCCCAGATGGTTTTATTCTTCATGCCATCTACTGGGCCGGACTGTTGCCAACCAAAGCCAAGACGATCCCTAACCCATTTATCAGGAGCTATCTGCCGTGA